TTGAGCTGATCGGCAAGGAAGATGCGCAGGATGGATTCCCTGCGTTGGGCCATCATGTCTTCGGCCGCGCGCAGGTCCACGCTCACGGGCAGCGGTTCGATGCGGTCCTGCGATCCGGCCCGGTAATAGGACAGGCCGCCCGGCCCCGAACGGACCGGACCGAGAAAACCGTCATCCGGCACCATCAGGGGCGGGTCGCTCATCTTTTCCGCTGCCATGAGCGCGGTTCTGCTCATGGCGTTGAGCACGCGGATGTCCGAGAGCGCGGTCATGCCCGGTCCACGTCCGTAGGCCTCGCCTGCTGCCTTGGCCCAGCGCGGCACCATGTACGGCATTTCCAGAAACCCGGATTCCTCGATCACGTGCAGGGTTTCGGTCTCCACATAGATCGAGGCCCACGGGAAGTTGCGCACCCCGATGCCGAGAGGATCGCGATCTGCACGGGGGCAGACCGCGTGCAGGATTTCCACGGTCTCCTCGGGTTTGTCCGCAGCCTTTTCACGCACCTCCCCGGAGCACGCCCCGCCCCATTCCTGCACCGCCTGCCTGAGCGTGACCTTGTAGCGGCGGAACACGGTATCCACCACGCCGCGCGCGGATTCGGATACTGCCACCTCGCCAAGCGGGCGCGTGGAGAACCGGACCACGGCCTGCGCGTCCGCCTCCACGAACATGACCGAGGTGCCGAGCAGGGCCACGTCCAGATAGAGTTCGTGCACGTTGCTCTGGAAGCCCGTGGCCTCGTTGTTGAAGAGCGCGATCATGCGTTCCCGGGCCTGTTGCAGAAACTCGCGCACCTCGGCCGCGTCGCCTCTGGCCTTGTCCCGGACGCGGATGTCGAACCAGGGCAGGGCCGGATTGGTCAGCAGACCGCCCAGCGCCGAGGCCAGCAGCTCAAGGGCGTGCGTGGGCGTGGAATCGAACACGCATTCCGCGTCATTGCCTGCCGGGGATCGGCCCGGATTGCCCGTGAAGCTGTTCTTTCGTGGCAGAACGTACTCCGCCAGTTCTCGCCAGACAGGTTGCCACGGCTCCCGGGTCCGGGAAAGTCCCTGAAAACGGGAGACAAGGGTTTCGGCCTGTTCTCGTCTGTCCATGTCATTCCCCCAGTCTGTTCTTCAGGCCCGGCTGCCTGACTTTGGCGGGTTCGCCCAGTCCCTGCGCGCCCGTGGCCAGCAGGGAGTCGCGTCGCCTTGCCTTTTCCTTTCTGTGGCGTTCCGCCTCCCTGCCTTCGCGTACCTTGTCCCGTTTGCGTCGGCGTTCGTCCGCTTCCTTGCGCTCCAGTGCGGCTTCGCGCTCGGCCCGTTCCCGGGCTGCCGCGTCCGCCTGCGACGAGCCGCGCCCGCCGCTGTTCATGGACGCGACCGTCCCCACCAGTGTTGCAATGGCTGCCACTTCTCCACCCATGAAATCCTCCTTGGGTTGCCGGTTTTCCCGTATTCTATTCCCGGATTCTCCGCAGGACGGAAAACGGGCCGGGCAGGAGGGGAAACGGGCAGAAAAAGACGCTTGACAGAAGCTGATCGCTGATATTCATCGGTGAATGAATACACTTGTTTGCTCCTGCAGGCCCTTGAGGAGCCGGAACCGTATCAGCAGTTCTTCGACTCCTTTTCGAAATCCATGTTTCTGGCCGCCCACAACGTGGACTGATCAGGCTGCCGAGAAAGGCCAGATCGCTTCGTTGCTGCAAAAAAAGGCAAACCCTCGCGTATGGGAAATACGCGTTGGGCTTGCCTTTTTTTTGTGCCTTGCCGCTCTTCATTTTGGCCCAGCCAGCCGTTTTCTTTGGCGGGCAGTCCGGTAGCCATTGAAAGAAGATGAGCGTCCTTCCGGTTTCGGGAGGACGCTTTTTTGCCTGATGGGTATTTTTCGCAAATCATTCGGTTGCCGAATGATAGATGTCTGGAACCGTTATACTTCTTGACCGCGGGAAAACCGGGCATATAGTATGTATATGCCACAATGCCTGTACTGGGCAGAGCGGCTTGGAAACAGGGGAGACAGTGCATGTCAATGCAGGGCGTTACCGATTTCATCGTGGCCGGCCCAGCAGGTCAGGTGACGGCTGGTCCAGCCGGGTCGTTCACGGCCGGGCCTCCGGGGCAGGTCTCCATTGGCGCGGCCGCGCATGTTCCCATTGATACTTCCCCGGCCCATGTCCCCATTGACGCGACTCCCGCAACCATTCCCTATGCCGCACCCAGCGGTACATCCTCTTCCAGCGCGTTTGCCGGAGTCGGTGGCGGCGGTGGCGGTGGCTTCACTCAGGGCGGAGGCGGTGGCGGCTCCGCAGCTGGCGGGACCAGCGCCGCGCACATCGGTGGCGGTGGGGGCGGGGATGCGCCCCGCGACAACACGGGCGCAGGCTCGGTGCAGGGCGGCGGTGGCGGCAGTTCCGGCCAGACCGGGAGCAGCGGTTCCGTGGGACAGTCCACGGGTGGCGGCATGGCCATTCAGGGCGGCGGCAATGTGCAGCTCTCGCCCAATGTGGGCGGCAACGCGATTCAGGCCACGGGCGCGGTTCCCGTCTCTCCGGGAGGCGGCGGACCTGCGGAATCGCGCGGCGGACGCGTTCCGGATTCCGTGGGCGAGGTGCGTATTGCGCCCAAGCTCGGGGTGCAGCCCATTTCTCCGGCCGGCTCCGTGCCCATGACGCCCAAGCTCGGATTCTTCCTGCCTACGCTCACCGGATTCGTGCCGTCCACGCCCGGCGGGTTCGTGTTTCCCCACAACATGACCAACTGGCACGGCTCGTGGTTCGGCCACAACCAGAACTGGCCGAGCGACGTGTTCCATCATTCCACCGTGTCCATGGGCTTTCAGCCGACCAGGGTGCCGCCGTTCTGGATTCCCACGGCGGACGGGTACGAGGAGCCGTTGCCCGTGAAGGCCGGGGGTGGTGTGGATCAGGACTCGGGCCGGGCGCTGCGCCGCTGGACATGCGCACCAGCTACGAGATGAACATCGATCAGGGACAGGAAATCACGCAGGAGAGGAAGAACGATTACAGCGAATCCGTGGACAACGTGTTCGACATGGCCATGGAGTCGGTGATCAATCGTTCCGAAAACTATTCCAGCGAGCAGAATCTGACCGAGAATCAGGTTGTCAATCAGGATTTGAGCACGGACAGGCATGTCGAGCAGGTCACGAATCAGAGCACCGAGAACCGGACCGAGAACGTGACGCAGGAAAATCGGCAGGTGGACAATGCCCAGTACAATGATCATGAAATCGTGATCAACGAGAATCGGCAGGTCGACAACCGCAACGAGAACGTGGAGGTCCGCAATCAGGACAACCGCGAAACCGAGGTGCGGGAAAACAATAC
Above is a window of Pseudodesulfovibrio tunisiensis DNA encoding:
- a CDS encoding portal protein, whose protein sequence is MDRREQAETLVSRFQGLSRTREPWQPVWRELAEYVLPRKNSFTGNPGRSPAGNDAECVFDSTPTHALELLASALGGLLTNPALPWFDIRVRDKARGDAAEVREFLQQARERMIALFNNEATGFQSNVHELYLDVALLGTSVMFVEADAQAVVRFSTRPLGEVAVSESARGVVDTVFRRYKVTLRQAVQEWGGACSGEVREKAADKPEETVEILHAVCPRADRDPLGIGVRNFPWASIYVETETLHVIEESGFLEMPYMVPRWAKAAGEAYGRGPGMTALSDIRVLNAMSRTALMAAEKMSDPPLMVPDDGFLGPVRSGPGGLSYYRAGSQDRIEPLPVSVDLRAAEDMMAQRRESILRIFLADQLKADGPAVSATEAVIRQSEKMRVLGPVLGRLQTEFLSPLIRRVFRIMLRSGWFPPFPDGLAPDDLEVRYTSPVAMAQKQYEARGLAQTMEYLAPLVGSGDPFGIMDNFDTDRVARHAAELFGTPADYLKPEPDVAQNRQDKTIQAKGASATEATARIAEIARTLSEASMAEPNALTELVGLAKGLLGAVVPGQPDTETDPVPGIPEPIAFPQPRTEGGQEDDHA